ATGTCGGGGCGAAATTTTTTCGGTGTCGATGGTTCGGCATTCACTAAAAACTACGCCGCGACAGCGTGTGCCGCGGTATAGGGAAGAAGCGCCAGGATACGCGCCCGTTTTACCGCCTCCACAACCCGCCGCTGGTGGTAGGCGCAATTCCCCGAAATCCGCTTGGGGGCCAGTTTCCCCCTTTCGGAAAGAAAACCCCCCAGCTGGCGC
The sequence above is a segment of the Deltaproteobacteria bacterium genome. Coding sequences within it:
- a CDS encoding 30S ribosomal protein S18 codes for the protein MVRKIKKREKRERRRSTGKRKNCRFCIDKEMAIDYKLVRQLGGFLSERGKLAPKRISGNCAYHQRRVVEAVKRARILALLPYTAAHAVAA